The genomic region TGGACCAGCCGTGGTTTCCCGGGAGCCTCATTGTTAAACAAAAATGAGAAATATTTTTGGTGAGAACGACTTTATACAGGCATATGTTCAAATATCGATTAATCATGTTCATTTTCTAGGTTCCATCATTCTGCTGGTGATACCATGGCTGTGGAAGATCCAAAGAATTTGGACAAATGTGCTGCCCTGTGGGCGGCTGCCGCGTACGTCGTTGCCGATTTGAGCGTTTCCATGCCCAAGGATGTACACCCATGAGTTTATCATtgactatgtgtgtgtgtgtgtgtgtgtgtgtgcggtaaataaagaaaccatatcaatttatttatttattgcattttatattttcctttcataTTTACTCTTTACCTTAGTTATATACTctaatggtttttgttgttgttgcagcGATTCCTTCCTATGCCTTTCTGTTTGTTCACCATTGAATGAGTCAATTCTCCAGCGGGATGATCTTTAGGTGCATGGTGTTTGTAGGATAGGGGAATGAATGGTaatcctttttcttctgctgttTTGCCtgaatcatttaaattttctttaggGTTTATGTTTGCATGCTTTAGTTTTATCAGATTCTATCAGTATTGCAAACTTGACAAACTAGTAAAACAACACCTGAAATCATTTACAATCACCCACCTTCGTTTCTTGACACTATTAACATGTGTTTCTTCTCTATGAATcgtatcattatcatcatcatcttcatcatcatgatAACTTAACAAACATATATTAagtgtttctcttttctttagaCTACCGTTTTCGATTCGCGCACATTCGTTCGGAGCTTAGTTTGTCTTCTTACATTTTAGTTATTCATTTAGTATGTAGATGAAGTTGGATGTAACTGAATCGTACAATTTCAGCGTAACtctagattttattttccactggggttgtttgttgttgttctatACACGTAAAGAAGTACACTGTAGAACTGGCGCTTGGGTGGTCAGCGCATCAAGAAAAAATTGGAATAGACGTACTAGCTATGTATGTATATTTGTTaagtatatatatatttatgtaTATATTTATGCAATAATTGgagattgatttgtttgttgacgCCATGTTGCGAAATTACACCCATCGCTGTTTGACTAGGCTAGTGTTTCCTGTTCTATGCTCTCTACTTGCTTGTCTTGTTATCTTCTATTTCTTTCGCTAAGTTCGTTCCATAGTAAACCATTATCTCGTATTCCATGCAGTGATATTAGTTTTGTACGTTTAATCTGTTTGGTTTagtttgttgagtttttttggTAGAGTTTGTTGCGCATCGATTGCTGAATATTACTTTTCAGTTGTTTTACTAATTGTGGCGATGAATAGTAGTGTCGCGGTCGTGTTTGTCGGTTTGTGTGAGTTTGAGTGTACAGCGTAATATTATTCTGCTTTTATATATCTATTTAATATATGTGTAAAGGTAAATATCACACTTAGAAAAGTCAAAACTTTTTTGCATCATTCGGCATCTTCGATCAATTCGACTTGTTTGACGATAACGTTTGAATTCCGAATGATAATATCAGGCTGTTTTCCAAGCCATGCATACTCATACATCTGCTAAATATACATATCTTTCTGCATCGCTTAGTGTACTAGTTAAAAGTGCTGTTCTGTTTGCGGTAGATAAAACCTATATTGGTTGGTGGAAATTCTGCCTGATtagattgtttgttgttgttgttggtggtggtaatgGTAGCGGTGGAAATGCATCGTGACAAGGTGGGTGAGAAAAGAGTGGAGTGTGATCAGAGCGTGATCTTCCCCTTGTTTAGAGTGTCCTGTGCCTATCAGTTTTTGAAAGAACAATTCGCTGAGATTTTGAAAACCACATAGATCATTTCAATAGTGTAACAATCGAAGAGATTACATTGCCTTCCCATTTACCCATTCGGTCTAGCGTATGGTGGTGGGTGGGCTATCGAGTCACATGCTTGCATGGTACTTTCTCTCTGTTGTTTTGAACAGTTATTACGATACTTATTTCGTCTTTTTTTCTGGCTCTCCTCAAGTGAGTGCAATGGAACTCGGTTTCAACGGAAACGTTACGATTTAACAATCCTCAAAGTTTAATAAATAGTATCGACTCCCATCCTTTGGATCATTTTGCCTGTTAGTATTCACCATTCATTGCTatgttatttcttttattttacctttgcTCAATTAACAATTTCAACAGTAAAATATCACTTAATTTGATGAAAGATGCTGATTTCTCACTTGTTGATGCGTACGtaatatatgtatgtatgttaTGTATGCTATGTTTGTTGGTTTATATATCTCTAAACATGCATCCCGTTTCTAATGCACCGTTGAACGTTAATGGATATAGTTTTTCTCTTCGAACGAATTCTGTCCCAGGGTATTGTATGCCTTTTGTAAATGTATATAATTTCCATCTTTGCCGCTCTCCATTTTCCCAGGAATATGCTCTTTTTTCTCGTTGGAGCGACTGAAATTAATAACTTAAATAATGTTTATCCATGCCTATTCATAATTATACCTTTGTCGTAGTACAACAAACCATCTCGTAGAATGTTAAACTAATTTTGAACCAGAACTaatgatttatattttttgacCCCCGCTATCAACTAGTTGTTCAACCTATGGCACATGCgtcaatattttacattttccgaTCGCTAGATGATTTCCTGCTcctatatatttttatatgtgTGTATATGCATGTAGGTAAGTATGTATATTTGTTAGAATCTTTCTCTGCAACCCCAGATACTGGTTTAGCATTCTGCACCCGTGGACCTTGTTTTGCGATGCTGCACTAGCTAACTATCTAAATGTCTGATGGTGCTGCTCCCTTTTCCGCTTAACTCATCAATACTTAACAAGTATGCGTCATTGTATCATATACACCGCAGGCAATCAAAGGTAATGTGCTTCATCAAATTGATTGATGATGAGAGTTCCGAATGgagattgaattttaaaatatggaGTAGTTATGGTAGTGAGAATCAGTATCTTTTAATTTGGGTGCAAATTGTACAGTGCCTATATTCGCGCTCCTGGTGGCTGCTCTTCTAACattaaatcacacacacacgcgtcaTCGCTTTGATTGCCTTTTTACTACTGCCAGTAGTCGTTACCGAATGCAGTAGCATAATCATGGCCAACTCTGACCACAAGTCTCTGGTGTAGCTTAAAATTGAATAGGGGGTTGTCTTCAGATTGCTTCGtataggaaaaaaatatactcTTTTTTGAAGTTAAAAACAATGTATAACAATCTACAGTATAACAAATCTACGAATTAATAATACTCGTTTGAAGCTCAACATAAGCGTTTCAGGTGTTACGATATCGTAACAAGATAAAATCCCAAGATTGTCCATAGCTGCCGAAGAGAATGCCAATGGCCGTAACATTGGGTTTCTTGTACTAAAAGATAGCCTTAACGTAAAGATATGTTGTTCACCTTCACGTGGCATTTCGGTCTGCGAATTTCGCTCCGTTTTATCACATGCACACGTGCTTTCGTAAAACGAATCAAGTCGAGAGAAAAAACTCTCAAGAAAGATGCCTGAAGAACGACGAACGAAAGCCCAGATTCACGGATGATTGGAACGTACGACGGATGTATCCCGTGGAAGGACAGATTGCGGCAAGATTGTTTCGACCAGAACGCTTCGGTTTCGGTAGTTCCGTGTTCAAACTTGCGGCGTGCAATATGTACAGTGGGTGGCTTATTCGAAGATGGTGTTGCTGGAGAATGCTTAATCGTCCCAGGTCGGATAGCTGACAGTCTCGTTGTAGAACATGCCGAAGCCGTCTTTTTTCACCTCCGACGTCTGGCGACCCGCGCCGGCCGAGCTGGTGGAACTGCTGGACGTAGCCGgcggttggaaaatgttcgTGGACTGAGGCGGTGGGTCGTAGATCGTCCGATCGCCCCAAGTGTCATTCGGGTTCCAACTGTACGCGTTATTTCCGTTGCCCTGCTGCGGTTGGGTACCGGCACTTCCCCACTGGTACTCTCCGTCATCGTTGGTGGCCATGCGATTTTCGTAACCATGCCGATCCCAGACGGCCGTGGGCTCGGTGTGATGCTGTTTACCAGTGGCCTTGGTTGCTGAAGGAACGTTGAGCTTGAGGTTCGGCGGTACGGAGCCGTTATTATCGACGGTGAGTTCGAATTCTTCGCTCGGATGCTCCAGCGAACTGTGCGTGATCCCGTAGTAGAAGTACATGATCAGTCCTAGCGTCATCCAGACCGTGAAGCGCACCAGGGTTAGTATACTGAGCTTGAATATCAAGTAAATGTTGACCGTGATGGCAATGGTGGGGATGAATGGAAGTCCAGGAGTGAGGAACGATAGTGCGTAACTAAAAGAGAGATAAGAGTACCACCAGAAATTACCCAATGCTTGTCATTGTATGTTATATTATGCCACCAACCGATTCTGAGGTTGCCTGGAGATAACAATGAGTATGGTTATAATACTGAACACCAGAACGGTGTACGCCAGCGAGAAGAACGTCCCTGTCAGTCCGATTGCCATGAAGAGATCCAGCAGAAATATAAACACGTACATCAGTCCTACCAGTTTCGTCACGTACATTcctacaaaataaaacaaaaccatccctGTATTCCATTGCTAAAGCGTGGCCATTGGAGGCATTTACCGCTTTCGTGTGTCGCAGGTCCAGCCCTAACCCAGGGAAATAGTCCAGGACAAAGGTATGAATACTGTTGCAACTTGCGCCCTATGAAATCGCATCCCCAAAAGGAGAAAGGATTGGAGCTTCCTTGAGGGGCACCATGGACTGCACCTGAAAGGTAAAGAACCCAGTTAGAAGTCATGCAGAGTGTTTAGGTAACTCTCTGGGGGGAGTAAACTTTTACCGTAAAACTTATTCTCCGATCGATCAGAGACTAGGAACTGATCGTCGCGACCCATAAAGCCTTCAGGGCTTTCCTCGCCGAAACTGTCATCCGAATCGGGTGAACCGCGCGTAATTTTCTTCACCATTACGTTCGCCTTGACACGTTGCTGTACTGTCGGATCCGGGGTGCTCGGAGGTTGTGGAGTTCGTAGCTGAGCTGGCAGCAGATCCACCAGAGAAGTGCTGTGTGGCTGATAGCGTAGAATTAGGACGCAGGTCGAGACGAGCGTGTAGGCAAGCAGTGTTCCGATCGACATCATCTCCACCAGCACCTCCAGCTGCACTGTCAGGGCCACTAGGGATGCCGCTATGCCACTGCCGATGGTCGCAATCCCGGGGACGCCTGTTCGGGCCCATAGTTGAGCGAGCTGGCGAAACACCAGCCCATCCTGGGCCATGGCGTAGATGACACGGGGCATCGGGAACATGGAGCCGAACATGGCCACACTTAGGCCGGCCGTGGCACCAATGGCGACCAGCGCTCGGCACTTGGGAGCACCAACGTATGTCCACATCTGAACCAGCGCCGAACCGCTGTCGATGTGGTCGTAAGGAACTGtcaaagcaaaccaattgGAAACAGTCAACTGTTGCCCAGACGTGTAGGCTTGGCGCACTAGTGACGGAACTTACCAACGAGTGTTAGGATAAAGCTACTAGTGACATACACTATAAGAACGATCACCAACGAACCGACGATCGCTTTGGGTATGCTCTTCTGTGGATTGTGCGCCTCCTCGCCGGTCGTAGCTATGATATCGAACCCAATGAAAGCGTAGAAGCAGGTTGCGGCTCCGGTGAACACCTGGAAAATAGTCGAACCAAAATAGTCTTTAAACAAATCTATCCATGTTGAACTTACCCCACTCCAACCGAACGGTAGGAAACCCTCGTGCTCCGTCCAGGTGTTGGTGTCGACATAGAACAGGCCAGCGGTAAGGATAAACACCCATGACGCAAGATTCACCGTGTTGAGGACGTTATTAAACAGCACCGACTTGCTGGCCCCGAGAGCCAGGATGAACGTCATAACGAGCGTAATACCGAACGCGATGAAATCCGGTGGCCGTCCTGAGAGATGGTAAGTGTgtaaaaatgtatttggagtggaaaaatgaaacaaaagttttaaaataattgagcATAGAGCCAGAACGAATGGATGTGGCAGAAATTGGAAGAAATAGAAGCCAAAAGAATTAGAAGAGAAATTAAAATACTTCTCCACGCAATCTGATGGTGTAGGAAAAAGGCACGGAGTCgttcaaatgaaatgaaaacacccTTTTGGATCGTACGTACCGAATATGGTCCCCACTGAGGCTGCTATGCTCCTTCCTATGAAGCCGCCCGATAGCGAATCGAAACTGGCGCTAAGGGCACAGGCACATGCGCTCGTACCTGTTTTGCGGGAATCGGATTGTCATCGCCGTCGATGGTGGGCCACGTGTCGGAATGTTGCAGAACACGTCCGGGAAAAACACGGAAAATACATAAAGTCAGGTTGGAAATAGTCGAATTAATTTCGCTGTTTAATTGCATTGCGGGGGATCCGCGTGGGAATACAATTTAATTGAGATTTCGAACGATGCGCGCCCGCACCGATAGGTCCGTTGAAAATCCTGCCCAGTTGTCACAAAACACACGCTAGGGCGGACATTTTCGGGTCGGGGAGAAAATTAGCTTAAAAGCTCGCTTCGCTTATTGCACCGTGTGCCGACCACCCCTAGCAGGGGGTAGCAGCAGTAGCAATTAGTCACCGCCATGAGGTTGCATCTGTAGCATTTCCGCTTTATACTTAGTCACGTTTCGGCTTGACACGCCAGCACCATACCACGGGGTCCGACGTTTCATATTTCAGCTATTTTTACCAGGATCCGGCCGAAAGGGCGAAACATCGAGCTGCCATAGAGAACCGGCTTTCCTGTCACAACTCTGTGGTCAAGAGCCACTGTTCACAGTTATGGGCACTTGATGTGGGCTGTTGAGCAAACAAGAGTTGAGTCGAGATAAGAGGCGTTTTGTGGCGGTAGTGTATGGGTTTTGGCCAGTCAACGGGTTGTGTGGAATTGTGTCCAGACGGCCCCTTCCTGCGACAACTTCCTGCTGTCCTGAATGCCATTGAGCGGAAACTTTCCGGCGTGCAGGTCAAGGCGGCAACAGTTGCTAGTTCAGGCGAGGTGTTAATGGGTATGTTGGCCCTCGCCAGAT from Anopheles coustani chromosome 3, idAnoCousDA_361_x.2, whole genome shotgun sequence harbors:
- the LOC131258836 gene encoding probable cationic amino acid transporter, which gives rise to MKFSIPMPGGGRGLALFSKLIRTKDLRKLQEEDPSSTKPKLTKCLTTLDLTSLGVGSCCGTGMYLVAGMVARNIAGPGVVLSFFIAAVASIFSGACYAEFGVRVPHTSGSAYMYSYVSVGEFVAFVIGWNMILEYLIGTSACACALSASFDSLSGGFIGRSIAASVGTIFGRPPDFIAFGITLVMTFILALGASKSVLFNNVLNTVNLASWVFILTAGLFYVDTNTWTEHEGFLPFGWSGVFTGAATCFYAFIGFDIIATTGEEAHNPQKSIPKAIVGSLVIVLIVYVTSSFILTLVVPYDHIDSGSALVQMWTYVGAPKCRALVAIGATAGLSVAMFGSMFPMPRVIYAMAQDGLVFRQLAQLWARTGVPGIATIGSGIAASLVALTVQLEVLVEMMSIGTLLAYTLVSTCVLILRYQPHSTSLVDLLPAQLRTPQPPSTPDPTVQQRVKANVMVKKITRGSPDSDDSFGEESPEGFMGRDDQFLVSDRSENKFYGAVHGAPQGSSNPFSFWGCDFIGRKLQQYSYLCPGLFPWVRAGPATHESGMYVTKLVGLMYVFIFLLDLFMAIGLTGTFFSLAYTVLVFSIITILIVISRQPQNRYALSFLTPGLPFIPTIAITVNIYLIFKLSILTLVRFTVWMTLGLIMYFYYGITHSSLEHPSEEFELTVDNNGSVPPNLKLNVPSATKATGKQHHTEPTAVWDRHGYENRMATNDDGEYQWGSAGTQPQQGNGNNAYSWNPNDTWGDRTIYDPPPQSTNIFQPPATSSSSTSSAGAGRQTSEVKKDGFGMFYNETVSYPTWDD